The DNA window TCGCACTGGTTGCTTCAGTCCAGTCACGGGCGCAGACGGTCAAATCCCCGCTCCCTTCACTGCGCGAGCAGGACGCGGTCCAGCAGGAATGGCTCAAACTCCGCCTCGAGCGCGTCCTTCCGTCTCTCATGAGAGCGCACAAGGTCCAGATGTGGATTGTCCCCATGCGTGAATACAATGAGGATCCGGTGTTCTCCTCTCTGGTCTCCGCTACTACATTCTCTGCGCGGCGTCGGACAATCTATGTGTTTTCTGACCGCGGACCTGAAAAGGGGCTGGAACGATTGGCTCTTGGAGGTTCGTCTCAGGGTGGGCTCTACTCTGCCTATCGGGATACCACTCTGAAGAACGCAGAACTGATCGGCGACGTACAATGGAAACTGCTCTCGAAACTTGTTGCAGAGAGAGATCCCGGAACCATATCGGTCAACATCTCCTCAGTCCATGCATTTTCTGACGGTTTGAGTGCCGGGGAGTGGGAGCAGTTGCAGAAGGCTCTCGGGCCAAAGTACCTCCCCAGGGTCATTCGGGCAGACCGGCTGCCCCTCGACTACATCGCAACTCGGCTCCCTGAAATGCTCCAGGTCTATGAGGAGATGATGCGGACAGTGCATGCCATCATCGGAGAAGCTTTCTCAAGTTCAGTCATCACTCCCGGAAAGACCACCACGCAGGACGTGGTCTGGTGGATGAGGCAGAAGATCCAGCAATTGGGAATGACAACCTGGTTCCAGCCCTCAGTGGATATCCAACGGTTCGGCGCTGACCTGTCCGGAACACCAAATCCGGTCATCGAGAGGGGAGATGTTCTCCATTGCGATTTCGGGATTACAGGAATGAGGCTCAACACAGATACCCAGCATATGGCATACGTCCTGAATCAGGGCGAAGCTGACGTTCCGTCAGGTATACAGCACACTTTGTCTGTGAGCAACAGGCTTCAGGACATCGTCGTGAGCTCAATGAAGGTAGGTCTGACGGGTAATCAAATCCTGGCTCAATCACTTGCTGAGATGAGGAAGGCAGGAATCGACGGGTCAGTGTATTCACATCCCATCGGGGAGCACGGTCATGGGGCTGGGACTTTGATCGGACTTTGGGATCGGCAGAATGGGGTCCCGGATCGTGGCGATGTCCCGGTCATTCCGAATACCTGGTACTCAATAGAACTTCAGGCTGGAACAAAAGTCCCCGAGTGGAACAACCAGGTGGTACGGTCAGCTCAGGAAGAGGACGTGATTGTTGATGGCGATGGAACAGTTCGGTGGGTCATTGGCCGGCAGACGCAGTTCCACCTTATCAGGTAGGCAGCCCCGCTCTCGCAGCTGATACAATGCCCAAAAATTCGCTAATTTTGGGGTTTTCTATTTGCTGGAATGCTCAAGCCTTGACTTTGTCATGGCAACCAAGTACATTGTAGGGGTAAACAGTGGAGCTACCGTCCATTGAAGTTTCGTGGTAATGGAGATTGCTCACTCAGAATTGGAACTTGTTGATTTCAAAGCGGTTGGTATTGTGGTTATAGGGGGGAGGCTTCTATGCGACGAAACCGATTTGCTGACGCAGGAAAAGAGAAAGTTACGCATCAAGGGGGATATTTGAGTTTAGAAAACATCAATAAAATCAAGGGTTTTCTGCTGTCCGGCGGATTGCTTATCGCCTTGCTCTCATTGACTGGATGTTTCCAGCCCGAGTCATCGTTGGCTCACAAGACCGATGACATCAAAGCCACCTTCGCGGGGGAGCATCCCGGTGGTCGGCTGGCATCAGTAGACCAGCGGACGGAGTATTCGCTCCAGCGATATGGATCGATGGTCCGCAATTACTCCAACAGATATGAGCTGGACTGGCGGCTGGTAATGGCGGTGATGAGGCATGAGTCCAGGTTTATGGCCAACGCTGTGAGCAATAGGGGGGCCTTCGGATTGATGCAGATAATGCCAGCCACTCAGCTGGAATTGGCCGGGAAACTGGGGGTCAATGAAACCGAGACTCCTTCGAACAATATAAAAGCCGGGGCATTTCACCTTCAACAGCTGTATCGAGCCATCGATGCATCTGATGAGGATAACCACATAAGACTGACCCTGGCAAGCTACAATGCCGGTCTGAACCGGATTCACGACGCACAGGATGTCGCCGCTTACCTGGGTGACGATCCCAACAAATGGGAATCGGTGAAGACCGCACTTCCTCTCCTATCGAGACGATATCAGAGTCTCCATCGCAGCATCTGGCAATCAGGCAAGCCGAGTGCCGGGTATTTCACCGATTGGCACCAGACTATCGGATACGTCGAATCGGTGATGTCGCACTACAGCCATTATCAGGTGGCACTCAGGTAGATTAGTACCATGCTGCCTTTCCATCATTCGTCAGGAGTCGATTCTCATGGCGAATGGCAACCCCCCCTTTCAGACTACTGAGCGACGTCGTTTCTGTCGATACTACCTACAAGCGGGAAGGTGTTTGACAGAGGAAACAGCGGCGTTTGATAATCCCCATTGAAATGAATATATTCCTTCAGAATGATCAACTTTGAAAAAGGAAATATCCGGGTTCCCGAACTCTTCGGGAATTTCTGGCTGAACTCAGAGCCGGTGAGTTTGAGGGACCTCAGGGGCAATGTCGCCCTTATCGACTTCTGGGACTACTCGAATGCCAACAGCCTGAGGACCCTTTACTACGTCAAGGGATGGTTCGATCGCTACAAGGAATTCGATCTGGCGGTCATAGGAGTTCACACGCCGCAGTTCGCTTTTGGAAAGAATCCTGAAAACGTCGAGGATGCCCTGAAGCGACTGGGAATCGAATACCCGGTGGTGATGGATAATGATGCGATCATATGGACGGCGTATTCGAACAGGATCTGGCCGACAAGGTACCTCATCGACAGGGATGGATTCGTTCGCTATTCACATCCCGGAGAAGGGGGTTACGATAGCTTTGAACGGGCACTCCAGGCTCTTCTGATCGAAGCGGGCTATCGTGGAGTTTTCCCCGATCATATTCCGCCGGCCCGTGATACTGATTTTGCCGGAGCACTCTGTTTCCGTGCGACTGGAGAAATCCAGCTCGGATATCTGAGAGGGACGCTCGGTAATCCTGAGGGGCACGGACCAGAATCGACGATTCTGTA is part of the Ignavibacteriales bacterium genome and encodes:
- a CDS encoding M24 family metallopeptidase codes for the protein MKPIYRKVQAVSRLGIMRLMVVFCLALVASVQSRAQTVKSPLPSLREQDAVQQEWLKLRLERVLPSLMRAHKVQMWIVPMREYNEDPVFSSLVSATTFSARRRTIYVFSDRGPEKGLERLALGGSSQGGLYSAYRDTTLKNAELIGDVQWKLLSKLVAERDPGTISVNISSVHAFSDGLSAGEWEQLQKALGPKYLPRVIRADRLPLDYIATRLPEMLQVYEEMMRTVHAIIGEAFSSSVITPGKTTTQDVVWWMRQKIQQLGMTTWFQPSVDIQRFGADLSGTPNPVIERGDVLHCDFGITGMRLNTDTQHMAYVLNQGEADVPSGIQHTLSVSNRLQDIVVSSMKVGLTGNQILAQSLAEMRKAGIDGSVYSHPIGEHGHGAGTLIGLWDRQNGVPDRGDVPVIPNTWYSIELQAGTKVPEWNNQVVRSAQEEDVIVDGDGTVRWVIGRQTQFHLIR
- a CDS encoding redoxin domain-containing protein, which gives rise to MINFEKGNIRVPELFGNFWLNSEPVSLRDLRGNVALIDFWDYSNANSLRTLYYVKGWFDRYKEFDLAVIGVHTPQFAFGKNPENVEDALKRLGIEYPVVMDNDAIIWTAYSNRIWPTRYLIDRDGFVRYSHPGEGGYDSFERALQALLIEAGYRGVFPDHIPPARDTDFAGALCFRATGEIQLGYLRGTLGNPEGHGPESTILYDDQGFHLAGRVYLKGKWFNEREGVRFNGEAGEEGGVSFTYEACEVSVVMSHDGVGFGKVFATQDKKPLTKENAGADVRFDENGLSFILVDRPRDFNIVSHQEFGEHEIALTTQTPGLALFIISFLTGVIPELVSRN
- a CDS encoding transglycosylase SLT domain-containing protein, giving the protein MRRNRFADAGKEKVTHQGGYLSLENINKIKGFLLSGGLLIALLSLTGCFQPESSLAHKTDDIKATFAGEHPGGRLASVDQRTEYSLQRYGSMVRNYSNRYELDWRLVMAVMRHESRFMANAVSNRGAFGLMQIMPATQLELAGKLGVNETETPSNNIKAGAFHLQQLYRAIDASDEDNHIRLTLASYNAGLNRIHDAQDVAAYLGDDPNKWESVKTALPLLSRRYQSLHRSIWQSGKPSAGYFTDWHQTIGYVESVMSHYSHYQVALR